AGGCCGGTGGGGGAGGTGACGTTGATCTCGGTGAGGTTGCCGTCGATCACGTCGATGCCCACGAAGATGAGCCCCTTCTCGCGCAGGGAGGGGCCGATGCGGGCGCAGATTTCCAGCTCGCGGTCGGTGAGGTCGGTGGGCTTCGCCGCGCCGCCGCGCACCATGTTGGACCTGAGGTCGCCCTCGCTGGGCACGCGGTTCACCGCGCCGGCCGCCTCGCCGTCGACGAGGATGATGCGCTTGTCGCCATGCTTCACCGCCGGCAGGAAACGCTGGATGACCCACGGTTCGCGGAAGGTGGCCGAGAACAGGTCGTAGAGCGAGCCGAAGTTGAGGTCGTCGGCGGTGAGGCGGAACACGGCGGCGCCGCCATTGCCGTAGAGCGGCTTCATCACCACGTCGCCGAACTCGGCGCGGAAGGCCTTGATCTCGGCGAGGTCGCGCGAGATCAGGGTCGGCGGCATCAGGTCCGGAAATTCGGTGACGAAGATCTTCTCCGGCGCGTTGCGCACATGGGCCGGGTCGTTCACCACCAGCGTCTTCGGGTGGATGCGCTCCAGCAGGTGGGTCGCCGTGACATAGGCCATGTCGAAGGGCGGATCCTGGCGCATCAGCACCACGTCCATCTCGGTGAGCGGAATGCGCTCGCGCGCGCCGAGGGTGAAGTGGGCGCCGGCCTCGTCCTTCACGGTCAGCGGCTCCACGGCGGCGAACACTTCGCCGTCGCGCATGGCCATGCGGTCGGGCGTGTAATGGAACAGCGCATGGCCGCGCTGCTGCGCCTCCAGCAGGAGGGCGAAGGTGGAATCGCCTTGAATATTGATGCTGGCAATGTGGTCCATCTGGACCGCGACCTTCAGGGCCATGGCAATCTCCCGCTGGCCTCTCAGGCCACGCTATCTGTCGGCTCTATCTATAGGCGGGCGGCGCCCGCCGCCACTCGGCTCACACGTCCATCTCGAAGGCGCCGGGCAGGTGCTCGGCCTCGCCTGTGCGGGCGAGGAGCACCGCGTCGAAGCGCATGTTGAGCGCGGACAGCTCGGGGTGTTCGGCGAGGTAGGCCTCTGCGGCCGCCGCGATGCGCCGCCGTTGGCGGGGCTGGAGGGAGAAGGCGGCGTCCGCGAGGCGCGCCCTGAGCTTCACCTCGCAGAAGACGAGGAGGTCGCCCTGCCGGGCGATGAGGTCGATCTCGCCCGCCTTGGTGCGTACCCGCCGGGCAAGCACAAGGAAGCCGTGGGCGGCGAGCAGCGTCGCGGCGCGCTCTTCCGCCGCGAGACCGCGATCGTGGGCTGCACGGCGACGCAGCTTCCCCGCGTCCGGCGGAGGGCTGGCCGGGGCCTCAGGCATCCCCGCCCGGCTCCGGCTCCCCGGCACCCCGCGCCTGCGTGAGGGCGAGGGCGCGGGCGTAGACGTCCCGCTTCGGCCGGCCGGTGGCGCCGGCGACGGCCGCGACCGCATCCTTCAGCGAGGCGTCCTTCAGGGCGCGCAACAGCGCTGTGTCGACGTCCGCGTCGCCGGCCGCCTCTTCCAGTGGCGGGCCGATGACGAGGACGATCTCGCCCTTGGGGTCTTCCGCGTCCGCATAGTGCGCGGCGAGGGCGGACAGATCGGCGCGCCGCACCTCCTCGAACGCCTTGGTGAGCTCGCGGCACACGGCGGCGCGGCGGGGGCCGAGCACCTCGGCAAGGTCCGCGAGGCTCTCGGCGAGGCGCGGGCCGGTCTCGTAGAAGACGAGCGTGCCCGGCACGGCGGCAAGCGCTGAGATGCGGTTGCGCCGCTGGCCGGCCTTGGGCGGCAGGAAGCCGTCGAACAGGAAGCAGTCGGTGGGCAGGCCCGCCGCCACCAGCGCGGCGAGGAGCGCGGAGGCTCCCGGCACCGGATACACGCGGAACCCCGCCTCGGCGGCCTCCACCACCAGCTTGAACCCGGGGTCCGACACCAGCGGCGTGCCGGCATCCGAAATGAGCACGACACGCTCGCCGGCGGCGAGGCGGGCGAGCAGCTTCGGCCGGGCGCTGGCGCCGTTGTGGTCGTGATAGGCCATGAGGTGGGTCTGGATGCCGTAGCGGTCGAGCAGCCGGCGGGAGATGCGGGTGTCCTCGCAGGCGATCACGTCGGCCGCCGCCAAGGTCTCCAGCGCGCGCACGGTCACGTCGGCGAGGTTGCCGATGGGCGTCGCGACCACGTGCAGGCCGGGCGCGAGGCCGGGGGCGGGCAGGGTTGAGCCGGCGAGGAGGAAGGTTTTCACGGCACCCGCGGCGCGGCCTTCGGGGCGGCTGTGCGGATGCGGACGATGGGGCGTGGTCATGGCCCCACCATAGTCCCGCCCGCGCCGGACGGGAACGGCCCCGCCTGCATGGCTTCACGCCATGTGTCGCGCCGCCGCGACGACCGCCTGCCCAAAGGCGAGGCCGCCGTCATTGGCTGGCACTTCGGCGGGGATGAGGGGGGTGAGGCCACGCGCGCCGAGCCGGGCGGCTGTCTCCTCCAGCAGGCGCGCGTTCTGGAACACGCCTCCGGAGACGGCGACGGCCCGGGTGCCGGCCTCCTCAGCCGCCCGCGCCGCGACCAAGACGAAGGCATCCGCCAGCCCGGCATGGAAGGCCGCCGTCATGTCCGCGCGCGGCCGTGCGGCGGCAAGGTCGGCGCGGAGGGCGCGCCAGAGCGGGGCGGGATCGATCTCGATGAGGTCGCCCTGCGTGCGGATGTCGAAGGGGTAGGGCGCGGCGTCCCCCGCCGCCACGGCTTCCAGCGCCATGGCCGCCTCGCCCTCGTGGGAGAGCCGGTCGGGCGCGAGGCCGAGGAGCGCCGCCACGGCATCGAACAGGCGTCCGGCGGAGGAGGCGCGGGGGGCGTTGAGGCCCTTGTCCATCATGGCGCGCAGGGTCGGCACCGGCTTTCCGGCGAACAGCGCGGCGAGTTGGGCATCGCCGTCCACCGCCGCGCGGCCGAGCGCCCGGTCGAGATGGGCGAGCAACACGCGCCACGGCTCGCGGCTCGCCGCATCGCCGCCGGCGAGGGGGATGGGGGAGAGGCGGGCGATGCGGTGGCTCTTGCGATAATCGCAGAGCAGCACCTCGGCGCCCCACACGGTGCCGTCCTCGCCCAGTCCCAGCCCGTCGAGGGCGATGCCCACCACCTTGCCGTCGGCGCGACGCCAGCCGCTTTCGGCCATGGCGGCGGCGATGTGGGCGTGATGATGCTGCACGCTTTCCAGCGGGAGCCCGCGCGCCTCGGCGCGGGCGGCGGCGAGGCGGCTGGCGCGGTAGTCCGGGTGGAGGTCCGCCGCGATCACCTGCGGCACATGGGAGAAGAGGGCGGAATAATCGGCCAGCGCCGTCTCGAAGGCGTCGCCCGTGGCTGGCTCGTCGAGGTCGCCGAGATGGTGGGAGAGGAGGGCGCGGGCGCCGTGGGTGAGGCAGAGCGCGCTTTTCAGTTCGCCGCCCATGGCGAGCACCGGGGGCGCATCGGCGAAATCCTCCGGTAAGGCGAGAGGGAGCGGCGCGAGGCCCCGCCCGCGCCGCATCACGCGGAGCCTTCCGGCGGCGAAGCGCGCCACGCTGTCGTCGAGCCGGCGGGCGATGGGGCGGTCGTGCATGAGGAAGGCATCGACGATGCCGGCGAGGCCAGTCCGAGCTTCCTCATTCCGGAAGATCTGCGGCGCGCTGGAGCGGTTGCCGGAGGTCATCACCAGCGGGCAGCCGGTCGCCTCCAGCAGCAGATGGTGGAGGGGGGTATAGGGCAGCATGAGGCCGAGGTGGCTCTGGCCCGGCGCGAGGCCGGGGGCGAGACCGGCGTCCGGTCGCATCGGCAGCAGCAGAATGGGCGCGGCGGGGGCGCGCAGCGCCGCCTCTTCGTCCGGGTTGATGACACAGAGGCGATGGGCGGTGGCAAGGTCGGCCATCACCGCCAGAGGCTTGGTGGGGCGGTGCTTGCGGGTGCGCAGGAGCGCGACGGCCTCGGGGTTCGTGGCGTCGCAGGCGATGTGGAAGCCGCCGATGCCCTTCACCGCCAGGATGCGGCCGGCCCGCAACAGCTCGGCGGCATCGAGGATCGGATCGGATGACGCGATCTTCGCCCCCTCCCGTTCCAGCCACAGGCGCGGGCCGCAATCGGGGCATGCGATGGGCTGGGCGTGGAAGCGCCGGTCCGCAGGGTTTTCATACTCCGCGCGACACGCAGGGCACATGGCGAAGCCGGCCATGGTGGTCGCCGGCCGGTCGTAGGGCAGGCCGGCGACGATGGAGAAGCGCGGGCCGCAATCCGTGCAATTGGTGAAGGCGTAGCGGAGCCGCCGTGCCTTCGGATCGGCGATCTCCGCAAGGCACGCCGGGCACGTCGCCACATCCGGCACAACGCCGATGGAGACCGTGCCGGCCCCGCTCTCCACGATCCGGAATCCGGGCTCCGGCAAGGCGGCCGGATGGCGCTCCACCCGCTCGATGCGCGCCAGCGGCGGCGCCTCCGCTGTGAGGGCGGCAGCGAAGGCGTCGAGGCCCGCGCGTGGGCCGCCCGCATGGATCAGCACCCGGCCGCCGGCATTGGAGACTGTGCCGTCGAGGCCGAGGCGCAAAGCGAGGCGATAGACGAAGGGCCGGAAGCCCACGCCCTGCACGATGCCGGAAATCTCGATGATCTCGCCCGCGAACCCGTCCAATTCCGCCCCTTCCATGGCCGCTCAATGCACCGTGCAGACCATGCAGGGATCGAACGAGCGCACGATGTGCTGCACGGAAAGCGGCGTCTTCTCTCCTTGGCGCACCGGCGCGCCGACGAGGGCGGTCTCCAGCGGTCCCGGCTGGCCGGAGGCGTCGCGGGGGGAGAAATTCCAGGTGGTGGGGGCGATGATCTGGTAGCGGGCGATGCGGCCGCGCTCCACCACCATCCAGTGGCCGAGCGCCCCGCGCGCCGCCTCGGTGAGGCCGAAGCTGCGGCCTGCTTGAGGCAATGCGCCCTGCGCGCACCACGGCTCGCCGGGCCTGAGCGCCTTCACCCAGCCCTCCATGGCGATGAGCGTGCGCGCGGTCTCGATGAGCCGGCCGACAACGCGCGAGCGCACATTCGCGCCTTCCTTCGCCGCGAGATCGCGGGCGAGCTTCTGGCCGGCGATGACCTGCCGGGCGAAGGCGCCGGTCTCAAAGGGCAAGCCTGCGAGGCGCGGGGCCTTGCACCAGGTGTAGCCGGTCTCGTCCGCGCCATCGGGAAAGGTCGAGCCCTCGAACGGATGATGCGGCGCCTCCCGCCCCTCCATACGGGCGAAGGAATGATCCTCGGCGATGGCGGAGGGATCGACAGAGCCGAGGCGCCCCGCCGCAAAGGTGCCGCCGGCATAGAGCCTGCCCTCCTCCTGCGGATAGGCGCCGTAGGAGAGGAAGCGATCGTCGGCGCGGCCCAGTGCGGCAAGGTCGAGGTCTTCGGTGATGGTGAGGAACAGCCGGAAATCGCCGTCCGGCCCCGTGCGGCGCCAGATGTCCAACTCCTCGGCGTCGGCCAGCGCCGCGACGCGCTCCAGCGGGGCGCCGTAGAGCCGTGCCTCAAGGTCCGCTCGCACGGAGCCCAGCGTGGCCAAGAGGCGCATCTTGTCCCGCGCGTCCGCCCCCTTGGCGACGCCGCCGGGCTGGAGCGCCAGCGTGTGCGGCCAGCGGCCGGCGAGGAGGCCCATGACGTGCAGCAGTGTCGTGCGGGTGGCGAGGGCCTCGCGCACGCTCAGCCCATGCGACGCCTTGAACCGTCTCTCGGCCTCCGCGAACCAGGGCCGGTCGGAATAAGCCGCGCGGGCGAAGTCCGGCATGAAGAAGACGTGGAAATGGGTGAGGTGGTCGGCCACATTCTCGGTGGCGAGGATGAGGTTGGTGGCGACGCGCCCGTTGTCGGTGGGCACCACCCCCTCCAGAGCCGCCAGCGCCAGTGCCGCCGCATGGGATTGCGACACCGAGCAGATGCCGCAGATGCGCGGCGCGATGACGAGGGCGTCGCGCGGGTCGCGACCCTCCAGAATCCGCTCGAATCCGCGGAACAGGGGCGAGGAGACAAAGGCCTGCTTCACGGCCCCGTCCGCCACGTCGAGGCGCACCTCCAGGTCGCCCTCCACGCGGTTGAAGGGGCCGACCACCAGCCGTTTCGTGCCGTCGCTCATCGCTTCCTGATGTCCCGGACGGCGGGCGGTGTCACCACATGGTCACTCACCGCGTTGCGGCGCAGGCGCTCGGGCGTCGCCGCCTTGGCGAGGGAGGAGAGGGCGATGAACCAGGCCTTGGGCATGTCGGTGGGCAGGCCCACGGGGATGCCGCCGATCTTCGGCGTCTCGATGAAGGCGTGGCCCGGCTCCTCGAACTCGGGCGCCGTGCAGTTGATGCAGGCATGGCCGCCGCGGGTGCAGGAGCCCTCGCCGTTCCACAGGCGGGTGTTGCAGTCCGCATGGGCCTGGGTGCCGAGGCAGCCGAGATGCTCCATCATGCAGCCGAGGTCGCTCATCTTCTCGGCGCTGGCCTTGTACTCGTAATATTCGTTGCGGGGGCAGCCGTGGTGCACGAGGTGGTCGGCGTAGAAGCGCGGGCGGCCGTAGCTGTCGAGATCGCCGCCGTGCAGCAGGCCGGCGGAAAGCAGCATCAGCGTTTCCGTCACCCAGTTGGGATGGGTGGGGCAGCCGGCCACATTGATGACCGGCAGGCCGGCACGGGCGCGGAATTCAGCGCCGAGGGCGCCGCCGGGGCGACGCCCGTCATATTGCAGGCCGCAGGCGTCGGCCGGATTGACCCCGGCCGCCGTCACGCCGCCATAGGCCGCGCAGGTGCCCACCGCCACCACATGCTCCGCCACGGCGGCGAGCCGGCGCACCCAGTCGATGGTGGCCGTGTCGGTGCCGGCGAGCATGTGGAAGCGGCCGGTGCCGTTCGGGCCGCGCAGCAGCGCGCCCTCGATGCACAGGGCATCGAGCCGGATGGCGCCGGACAGCACCGCCTCGAACAGGGCGATGGCCTCGTCCCCGGTCTCCTCGGAGAGCGTGGGGTGCCACAGGAAGCGGATGTTGGCGGAGGCGAGCGTCGCGGCAAGGTCCGGCGCCTCGGCGCAGAGCAGCGACATGGTGCAGCCGCCGCAGCCGCCCGACTGCAGCCAGAGCACGGTAAAGGGGGCTGCTTTCATGGCGCCGCCGGCAGCACGAGGGAGAGGATGGCGCCGCCCTCCGGGTGGTTCCCGGCTTCGAGCCGCCCCTCGTGCTCCTCGGCGATGCGGTAGCAGATGGAGAGGCCGAGGCCGGTGCCCTTGCCCACCGGCTTGGTGGTGAAGAAGGGATCGAAGATGCGATCCATGAGCGCATCGGGAATGCCCGGTCCGGTGTCGCGCACCCGCACCGCCACCTGCCGCCCGTCGGCCGTCTGGATCCGCTCTCCGGTGATCTCCAGCCGCCGGTCGGCGCGGCCTTCCATGGCGTCCACGGCATTCTGCACGAGGTTCATCATCACCTGATGGATATGGCCGGGATGCCCCACCGCCTCCAGCCCCTCGGGTACGGCGACGGTGATGGGCAGGTCCGGCATCTGGGATTTTGCCACCCAGTCCACCGCCGAGCGCACCACGCCGGCGAGGTCGAACACCTCCTGTGCCTCACGCCGGTCGGAGGAGAAGCGCCGCAGGTCCGCCACGATGTCGCGCACGCGCTCGGCCCCCTCCAGCATGCCGGAGAGGGTGGCGGGGATGTCGGACAGCGCCCGGTCGATGCGCAATTCGCCGCGCGCCTTCGCCAGCGTGGCGCCGTCCGCGCCGGCATGCACCTGATCGAGATAGGCGATCAGCCGCTCGGCATAGCGCTTCATCGCATGGGCGTTGCCATAGACGAAGGAGATGGGATTGTTCAGCTCATGGGCGACGCCGGCCACGATGCGGCCGAGCGAGGCCATCTTTTCCGCATGGACCAATTGCTGCTGGGTGCGCTTGAGGTGCTCGTGGGCCTTGGCGAGGGCGCCGTAGGCGGCGCGCAGCTCGCCGATGGGGCGGCCCACCAGCACGATGCCCACCGCCCGCCCGCGCGGATCAAACCTCAACGCGCCATTGACCGCGATGGCGAGCGGCCCGTCCGGCGTCGCGAGGGTGAATTCCCGGTCGGCGATGCGCTGGCGCCGGGCGACGGTGGCGAGCACGTCTGCCGCCGTGGTCTCGGAGGCGGCATCCAGCAGATCGGACAGGGGGCGGCCGAGGAGGGCGTCGGCCCGCTGGCCGAAGGCGCGCTCGGCGGCGAGGTTCACCTGCTCCACCCGGCCGGAGAGGTCGCACGCCACCAGCACGTCGGTCATGGAGCCGAGGAGGCCGGCGATGAAGCCCTGCGCTTCTTCAAGCGCGGTGTTCTTGGCCTCCAGCTCCACCTGCTGGCGGACCAGCTCCGCATAGGTCTCGTCCATCTTGCGGATGACGGCGATCCACGCCTCGTCCGCGTCGATGGCGCCGAAGTCCGTGCCCGCGCGCGGCAGGGAAAGCGGGCTGTCGGGCAGCAGGTCGCTCGGCATATCCTGACGCCCGGACGTGGGCATGGGCGGTTCCCGGCGGAGAAAGGGACGGCAAGGGTAATCCCGCGGGCCGTCCCGGCGCAATGCAGGGGTCAGCGCGCCTCCACGCCGTCCCTGAGCGCGCGCAGGCGGTCGTAGACATCCGGGAAGGCGTCGAGCTTGGTCACGCCCACCATGCGGATGTATGCGGTGGGTCCGAAGCGGATCCACTGCACCACCTTGATGGGCGCGCCGGTGCGGGCATCGGCGCCGGTGGCCATCACCTCGAAGCCGGCCTGTCCGTTGATGCGCTGGGGCTCGGCGCGGTCGAGCTTGAGGTCCTTCACGCCGGGAATGGTGGACAGGGCGCGCAGGGCGAACTGGCGCCGCTCGTCGTCGCGCGGTGCGCCGCCGGCGATGGAGACGACGAACACCGGCTGGTCCGGGCCGTCCAGCGTATCCTTCGGTCCGTCGGTGAGCAGGAGCGTCGTGCCGCCCAGCGCCCGCACCGGCCGGAAGCCGGCGAGGTTGGTGACGGCAAAGGGCAGCGAGCCCGCCTGATCGGCCACGTTGCGGAACGTGATGCTGGAGAGCGCCTCCCGTACCACCTTGTCAGGATAGGCGGCAGCGCCCGCCTCCGGCACCTGAACGGTGACGATGCCGGTGCCCCTCTCGCTGCCCACCAGCAGCACCCATTTGCGCACGCTCACCGGACCCGCGGTCTGCCGGCCGATCAGCAGGATCGCCTTGGCGCCCTTGAGGGGAAAGTCCTCCCGGTCTTCCAGCGTCACCCCGCGCGTGGTCAGGGCCTGCTCGCTGAAGCCGGTGACGAGCTGGTCATAGGCTTCGGCCGGCATGTCCACCACCAGGATGGAGGATTTCGTGGCATCGTCCTCGAACCCCGCGAACTGCTCGCTCTCCACCATGCCCGGCGGCGGCACCAGCCCGATGGCCGAGCCGCGCGGATACATCAATTCGACCGCGCCAGCCGGCACGGCGGGCGCTGCGGCGAGGAGAAGAGCGAAGGCGGCGGAAAGAAAGGCGGACGTGAAGGCGAGGCGCATCGAGGGCTCCGGCGGGACGCGGCCAAAGCGGGCCTTCGCCTGCGGGCCGGTCTGCCTGTGTCGGGCGTCAATCCGGCTTTTCTGTGAATGGCGTGGCGGAAAGGTGGCGGATCACGCGGCGGTGACACGCCGAAGCGTGAGGTTGAAGCGCCCGCCCTCGTCCACGAGCCGGGACGTGCCGGGCAACAGGCGGTCGATGCCGTGGAAGGCGAGGCGGCTCGGCCCCGACAGCAGGAAAACGTCCCCCGACGCCAGATGGATGGAGCGCGTCGGCCCGCGCCGCGTCTCGCCACCCACCCGGAACACGGCGGTGTCGCCCAGCGAGACGGAGAGCACAGGTGCGGTGAAGTCCGCCTCGTCGCGGTCCTGGTGCAGGCTCATGCGGGCCTCGGGCGCATAATAATTGATGAGGCAGGCCTCGGGCGGCGCGGCCTCCGGGGCGAGGCGATTCCACAGGTCCATCAGGCGCGCGGGCATGGCCGGCCACGGCCGCCGCGTCTCGGGATGAAAGCTCTGATAGCGGTAGCCGGCCACATCGGACACCCAGCCGAGCGGCCCGCAATTGCTCATGCGCACGGAGAAGGGCTGGCCGGTGCGGGGCATGGTGGGGGTGAAGAGGGGGGCCTCGGCGAGCACCGCGCGGATCTCGGCCAGCAGCGCCGCCTGCGCCGCCCGGTCGAGCGCCTCGCGGATCCACAGGGCGCCGGGCTGGAGTTCGAGCGGCATCGGCGCGCCCGCCAAAGATCCCGTCATCGGCTGGACGCTGTGATCTTGGCGAATTGAAGAGGACGCGGCAGCGGCATGGTGGCTTTCCCTTGTCCCGGCGCCGGTTTTAACAAGGTAGTAACTATATATTTCATCTGAAGTTTCGGCCATATGCCGACAGATTCCACGCGGACGATGCCTTCCCGGTGCTGGGGTTCGGGAAGAGGAGTTGTCGTCATGCGCAATCATCTCCTGTGGAAGGGTGCTTTCTCTCGCGGCGTCGCGCTGTCCGGCCTCGCCGCCGTCGCTTTCGTCCCGCTGGTCGTCGCTGGAAGCGTCGCGCCGGCCGTCGCCCAGACCACGGTGGCGGTGCCGGGCGGGTATGTCACGTTCACGCCGGTGCAGCGGCGCTACATCGAGAGTTATGTGGTGCGCCACCCGGTCCCGCCGGCCTATATCCCCGGCGGCTTCGTCGCTGAGGTGGGGGCGGTGGTGCCACCCGATGTCGACCTGCGCCGCTTCGGCGTCGCGCCGGAGCCCTATGGCCGCTACGGGCAGGCAGTGGCGCAGCCGGGCTATGGCCAGCAGGGCTACGATCCGGGCTTCGATGACGAGGACGGCTACCAGACGCTGGACGAGGCCGGATACGCGCCGGGGGCCGGCCTCTCCCAATACCGCTACGTCACGCTGCCGGGCAACGAGGCGGCGGTGGTGGAGCCGCGTTCGCGCCGGATCATCCTGATCGTGGAGTAAACCCCGCCCCGCGTGGCGGCGGCGCCGTGCCTCGGGCATAGTGCCGCCGGCCATCCGGCCGGTTCGAGGGAGGCGTTGATGGGCCCGCACGGGAAATTCTACTGGAACGAGCTTCTGACCGACGACGTGGAGAAGGCGCAGGCCTTCTATTCCGCGACGCTGGGCTGGACCTTCAGCGAGATGCCCACCGGGGGCGGCCACGCATATTACGTCGCAACCCTCGGCGGCGAGCCGGTGGCCGGGATGATGGACAAGACCGACATCCTGCCGCCCCAGGTGCCGCCCCATTGGTTCAGCTACATCAATGTGGACGACGTGACGGCGCGGGTGGAACTGCTGAAGGCGGCCGGCGGCCAGGTGCTGCGCGAGCCGTTCGAGATCCCCGGCATCGGCCGCATCGCCATCGTCAGCGACGCCACCGGCGCGCCCTTCGGTATCATGACCGCCGCCGAGCAGGGATGATCTGACACCGGGGCAGGCGGGCTCAGGCCAAAAGGTCCGCCGCCGCCAGCCTGCGGACCGCGACCCGCTCCATGTCGGCAAGGGCGGCCGCGAGCGAGCCGTCCACGTCGATGGACCGGCAGGCGTCCTCGATCACATAGGTGGTAAAGCCGTGCCGCGCGGCATCCACCGCCGACCACGACACGCAGAAGTCGAGGGCGAGGCCGGCGAGATACACCGTATCGATCCCCCGTTCGCGGAGGTATCCGGCGAGGCCGGTGGGAGTGGTGCGATCCGCCTCGTAGAAGGTGGAATAGCTGTCGATGGCCTTGTGGTGGCCCTTGCGCACCACCAGCTGCGCGTGCGGCACCTCCAGGCCCGGCGCGAAGGCGGCCCCCGGCGTGCCTTGCAGGCAATGGTCCGGCCACAGGATCTGGCGGCCGTAGGGCAGGTCGATCATGTCGTAGATCGCGCGCCCCGCATGGGTCGAGGCGAAGGAGATGTGGCCGCGCGGGTGCCAGTCCTGAGTCAGGATCACGTTGCGGAAGCCGGCGGCGAGCCGGTTGGCGAGGGGCACCACCTCATCACCGCCGGGGACCGCAAGGGCGCCGCCGGGCAGGAAGTCCACCTGCAGATCGACGAGGATGAGGGCGGCGCGCGGATCGGCGCCGGGACCCGACCCGGCGGCTGGCTTCAAAGGGGCCATCCGTTTCCTCGCGCGGCTGTGAAAAATGGAGCGTGCCGCCTGCTACCATG
The nucleotide sequence above comes from Xanthobacter flavus. Encoded proteins:
- the pncA gene encoding bifunctional nicotinamidase/pyrazinamidase; the encoded protein is MAPLKPAAGSGPGADPRAALILVDLQVDFLPGGALAVPGGDEVVPLANRLAAGFRNVILTQDWHPRGHISFASTHAGRAIYDMIDLPYGRQILWPDHCLQGTPGAAFAPGLEVPHAQLVVRKGHHKAIDSYSTFYEADRTTPTGLAGYLRERGIDTVYLAGLALDFCVSWSAVDAARHGFTTYVIEDACRSIDVDGSLAAALADMERVAVRRLAAADLLA